A genomic segment from Tuwongella immobilis encodes:
- a CDS encoding phytoene/squalene synthase family protein, with translation MMKSFSPGCQRIRSQSFCRSLVRRSGSNLTLAFQVLSRRRREAMQVLYAFMRHTDDLADEAGDLDTKADRLDQWRETLHDALGGIYRHSIMPALHTVLQRYGVPPKYLFDVIDGVEMDLSMPTFATFPELYSYCYRVASAVGLASIHIWGFRGESTIGYAEPAGIAFQLTNILRDLGEDLANGRIYLPQDELARFHATPDNWQVESANYQALFAFQVDRARQFYALSEPLYSRLSVEGQAIFSVMDRTYRGLLEAIVARRGDVFSQRVRLPKWQKMRYLIEAFPTRWGMRANRHAANASQPAATVSQSANASQPVASLEVPKP, from the coding sequence ATGATGAAATCGTTCAGCCCCGGATGCCAACGCATTCGCTCGCAATCGTTCTGTCGTTCGCTGGTGCGACGCTCCGGCAGCAACCTCACGCTCGCCTTTCAGGTGCTGTCGCGGCGACGGCGCGAGGCGATGCAGGTGCTCTATGCTTTCATGCGACATACCGACGATCTTGCAGATGAAGCCGGCGATCTCGATACCAAGGCCGATCGACTCGACCAGTGGCGAGAGACACTGCACGATGCGCTTGGCGGGATCTATCGGCATTCGATCATGCCTGCGCTGCACACCGTCTTGCAGCGCTACGGGGTGCCGCCGAAGTATCTATTCGATGTCATCGACGGTGTCGAAATGGATTTATCGATGCCGACGTTTGCCACCTTTCCCGAATTGTATTCCTATTGTTATCGGGTCGCGTCGGCAGTCGGTCTGGCCAGCATTCACATCTGGGGATTTCGCGGCGAATCGACGATCGGTTACGCGGAGCCAGCAGGAATCGCATTCCAACTCACGAATATCCTGCGCGACCTGGGCGAAGATTTGGCCAACGGACGCATCTACTTGCCACAAGACGAGTTAGCACGATTCCACGCTACTCCAGACAATTGGCAGGTCGAATCGGCCAACTATCAGGCGTTGTTCGCGTTCCAAGTCGATCGTGCCCGCCAATTCTACGCACTGAGCGAGCCATTGTACTCTCGCTTGAGTGTGGAGGGACAAGCGATTTTCAGCGTCATGGATCGCACCTATCGCGGGTTGCTGGAGGCGATCGTCGCCCGGCGCGGAGATGTCTTTTCGCAGCGTGTGCGGTTGCCGAAGTGGCAGAAAATGCGGTATCTCATCGAGGCATTCCCGACCCGCTGGGGCATGCGAGCGAATCGCCACGCCGCGAATGCGTCGCAACCTGCCGCGACTGTGTCGCAATCCGCGAATGCATCGCAACCTGTTGCATCCCTTGAGGTTCCGAAGCCATGA
- the truB gene encoding tRNA pseudouridine(55) synthase TruB produces MDGILVLDKPTGMTSRDAVNRVHGQLPRRTKIGHTGTLDPLATGVLVLCLDQATRLVEYVQEMDKVYTATIRLGARSDSDDADGTIALVDDAVMPTREQIEATLAEFHGTIDQTPPAFSAAKVAGKRAYALARRGEEVALAAKPVRIDAILITRFEPPLLEVTVRCGKGTYIRSLARDIGDRLGCGGMIEALRRTAIGPFTEATAIDLDADMTTVRAAVQPMHRILGHLPDMHVTPQQALDLRNGQFLFGLTHQPTGTEFALFQGDEFIGIGRIGEQQELRPFKMFHASPAERVAPGETKID; encoded by the coding sequence ATGGACGGAATTCTGGTCCTTGATAAACCCACGGGCATGACCTCGCGCGATGCCGTCAATCGCGTCCACGGCCAACTGCCGCGCCGCACCAAAATCGGTCACACCGGCACGCTCGATCCGCTGGCAACCGGCGTGCTCGTGCTCTGCCTGGATCAGGCCACGCGGCTGGTGGAATACGTGCAGGAAATGGACAAAGTCTACACCGCGACCATCCGCTTGGGAGCCCGCAGCGATAGCGACGATGCCGATGGAACCATCGCGCTCGTGGACGATGCGGTCATGCCCACCCGCGAGCAAATCGAAGCCACCCTGGCGGAATTCCACGGCACCATCGACCAGACACCGCCGGCATTTTCTGCCGCAAAGGTCGCCGGGAAAAGGGCTTACGCACTCGCCCGACGCGGCGAAGAAGTCGCACTCGCCGCCAAACCGGTGCGGATCGATGCAATTCTCATCACTCGATTTGAGCCACCGCTGCTGGAAGTGACGGTTCGCTGTGGCAAAGGGACGTACATTCGCTCATTGGCTCGTGATATCGGCGACCGACTCGGCTGTGGTGGTATGATTGAAGCGCTGCGTCGCACCGCCATCGGCCCATTCACCGAGGCAACCGCGATTGATCTCGATGCGGATATGACCACCGTGCGGGCCGCCGTGCAGCCCATGCACCGCATCCTCGGCCACCTACCCGACATGCATGTGACCCCGCAGCAGGCGCTGGACCTTCGCAACGGGCAATTCCTGTTCGGCCTCACGCATCAACCGACCGGCACCGAATTCGCACTCTTCCAAGGCGACGAATTCATCGGCATCGGTCGCATCGGCGAACAGCAGGAATTGCGACCGTTCAAAATGTTCCACGCCTCGCCCGCCGAACGTGTGGCACCCGGCGAAACGAAAATCGACTGA
- the hpnE gene encoding hydroxysqualene dehydroxylase HpnE has protein sequence MTSPVATRESIVIVGGGLAGLAAAIALAPRGHRITLLESRNRLGGRASSFHDATTGQLLDACQHVSMGCCTNLAHFSQTIGVDRFLQPQPVLWFMTPDRRISRFAADPVPAPFHLSRALLAAHYLTFTDKLRLVRGMLALMRLSADADEPLLPWLKRHGQNDRTITRFWGLVLTSALNETVERVGTKYARKVFLDGFLRHRKAFEVQVPTVPLGRLYGEELQGWLSQHGVTVRLGQGVRQVEFADGRAIGVQFRTGETLPADRVILAVPFDRVVEMIPEAMRSQLPSMARVPELTPSPITSVHLWYDRAVMDYPHLVLIDCLGQWIFDRGEDAAGGHYVQVVVSASRELRNQGHAEVERAITAEIQRLLPKASDAKVLRSRVITEMTATFSAVPGVDALRAPQVTAIPSLVLAGDWTLTGWPATMEGAVRSGYRAAEVICAARGESAQFEQPDLR, from the coding sequence ATGACCAGCCCCGTAGCGACCCGCGAATCCATCGTGATTGTCGGCGGGGGATTGGCCGGACTCGCAGCCGCAATCGCACTCGCGCCGCGTGGCCACCGCATCACCCTATTGGAATCGCGCAATCGCCTCGGTGGACGGGCCAGCTCGTTCCACGACGCCACCACCGGACAATTGCTCGATGCCTGTCAGCATGTTAGCATGGGCTGCTGCACGAATCTGGCGCATTTCAGTCAGACCATCGGCGTCGATCGCTTTCTGCAACCGCAACCAGTGCTTTGGTTTATGACGCCGGATCGCCGCATCAGCCGATTCGCTGCCGATCCGGTACCCGCCCCGTTCCACCTCAGTCGGGCACTGCTTGCCGCGCACTATCTGACCTTTACGGATAAGCTGCGGCTGGTGCGTGGCATGCTGGCATTGATGCGATTGTCTGCGGATGCCGATGAGCCGCTGTTGCCGTGGCTGAAACGACATGGGCAAAATGATCGCACAATCACGCGATTCTGGGGGCTGGTGCTGACCAGCGCGCTCAACGAAACGGTCGAGCGAGTTGGCACCAAGTACGCGCGCAAAGTGTTTCTGGATGGCTTCTTACGACATCGCAAAGCCTTTGAAGTGCAAGTGCCGACGGTGCCGTTGGGCCGCTTGTATGGCGAGGAACTGCAAGGGTGGCTGTCCCAGCACGGCGTGACGGTGCGACTGGGGCAGGGAGTCCGCCAGGTGGAATTTGCCGATGGGCGCGCGATCGGCGTGCAATTTCGAACTGGGGAGACGCTTCCCGCCGATCGGGTGATTCTCGCGGTTCCGTTTGATCGAGTTGTTGAGATGATCCCCGAGGCGATGCGGTCGCAACTGCCGAGCATGGCCCGCGTGCCCGAACTCACGCCGTCGCCGATCACGAGTGTGCATCTTTGGTACGATCGTGCGGTGATGGACTATCCGCATCTGGTGCTGATCGATTGTCTGGGGCAGTGGATTTTCGATCGAGGGGAAGATGCGGCCGGTGGGCATTACGTTCAAGTCGTGGTGAGTGCGAGTCGGGAGCTTCGCAATCAGGGACACGCGGAGGTGGAGCGAGCCATCACCGCCGAAATACAGCGACTGCTCCCCAAAGCCAGTGATGCCAAGGTGTTGCGCTCCCGAGTGATCACGGAAATGACCGCTACCTTTAGCGCGGTGCCCGGCGTGGATGCGCTGCGTGCGCCGCAGGTGACGGCGATTCCGTCGCTCGTGCTGGCCGGCGATTGGACGCTCACCGGCTGGCCCGCGACGATGGAAGGGGCGGTTCGCAGTGGCTATCGCGCCGCTGAGGTAATCTGCGCCGCCCGTGGCGAATCGGCCCAATTCGAGCAGCCGGATTTGCGATAA
- a CDS encoding diacylglycerol/lipid kinase family protein, translating into MSSRACVIYNPVAGRGHAARVVESAVRESPDPITLMPTTHPGHAEELAADAVLQGFTRIIAAGGDGTVHEVANGMLRVMPHEAALSVWPLGSGNDYAFATGLLTGWKPEYRYLPRRTELVDVGRITGGRKLRYFVNGMGLGFNAAVTLESRKISFLRGMALYGTAIMRAMIWHWVAPMMRIAFDATIVESPTFGLTINVGQREGAFPLTPKASLTDGLFDCIHTNRLSRIGLMRLSGAMTTGNIPQPHPHVTTHRCQSVEIQASVPVRVHLDGEFFCQPEEGITNLRVETLPGHLRVERFDPPAIG; encoded by the coding sequence ATGAGCAGTCGTGCTTGTGTCATTTATAACCCGGTTGCGGGCCGTGGCCATGCCGCGCGGGTGGTCGAGTCTGCGGTTCGTGAGTCCCCCGATCCGATTACGCTGATGCCAACGACGCATCCCGGCCATGCGGAAGAACTTGCGGCGGATGCGGTGCTGCAAGGCTTCACCCGAATCATCGCCGCCGGTGGAGATGGCACCGTCCACGAAGTCGCCAATGGCATGCTGCGTGTGATGCCGCACGAGGCTGCGCTCTCGGTTTGGCCGCTGGGTTCGGGCAATGATTACGCCTTCGCCACGGGCTTGCTGACCGGGTGGAAGCCGGAATATCGCTATCTGCCGCGCCGCACGGAGTTGGTCGATGTCGGCCGCATCACCGGGGGCCGCAAACTCCGCTACTTCGTCAACGGCATGGGGTTGGGCTTCAACGCGGCGGTGACGCTGGAGAGTCGCAAAATCTCGTTCCTTCGTGGGATGGCCCTGTACGGCACAGCCATCATGCGGGCGATGATTTGGCACTGGGTCGCTCCGATGATGCGGATTGCGTTTGATGCCACCATCGTCGAATCACCCACCTTCGGACTGACGATCAACGTCGGCCAGCGCGAAGGGGCATTCCCACTGACTCCCAAGGCATCGCTGACGGATGGCCTGTTTGACTGCATCCATACCAATCGGCTCAGTCGCATTGGCTTGATGCGGCTATCGGGGGCGATGACCACGGGGAATATCCCGCAGCCCCATCCGCATGTGACCACGCACCGCTGCCAATCGGTAGAGATTCAGGCCTCGGTTCCGGTTCGCGTGCATTTGGATGGGGAATTTTTCTGCCAGCCAGAGGAGGGCATCACCAATCTGCGGGTCGAAACACTGCCGGGGCATCTGCGCGTCGAGCGGTTTGATCCACCCGCAATCGGGTGA
- a CDS encoding HNH endonuclease, protein MSAGQYSALDASVLVLNRLFLAVHVISVRRAFCLLAKELAEVVTLDDGQFATYDFASWLEVSQYRAQHFRQEDDDWVRTATMEVQAPRVIRLLSFDKVPRQTIKFNRRNIFARDGNQCQYCGKKFPTSELSLDHVIPRSQRGDTSWENIVCACVDCNVRKGGRTPKQAHMTLIRKPEKPKRSPLLNMKLNQKKYQSWQSFIDNAYWSVELK, encoded by the coding sequence ATGTCTGCTGGGCAGTACTCGGCTCTCGATGCGAGCGTGTTGGTCTTGAACCGACTGTTCTTGGCCGTTCACGTGATCTCCGTCCGACGAGCATTTTGTTTGTTGGCGAAGGAATTGGCCGAGGTGGTCACGTTGGACGACGGCCAATTCGCTACCTACGACTTCGCATCCTGGTTGGAAGTCAGCCAATATCGGGCGCAACACTTCCGCCAAGAAGATGACGACTGGGTTCGCACCGCCACCATGGAAGTGCAAGCCCCCCGCGTAATTCGCCTGCTGAGCTTCGACAAGGTCCCCAGGCAAACGATTAAGTTCAACCGTCGAAACATCTTCGCCCGCGATGGCAACCAGTGCCAATACTGCGGCAAGAAGTTCCCGACATCGGAACTGTCGCTGGACCACGTCATTCCGCGAAGCCAGCGTGGGGACACGAGCTGGGAAAACATCGTCTGCGCCTGCGTGGACTGCAACGTCCGCAAGGGGGGCCGCACCCCGAAACAGGCCCACATGACGCTAATCCGCAAGCCGGAAAAGCCGAAGCGTAGCCCGCTGCTGAATATGAAGCTCAACCAGAAGAAGTATCAGTCCTGGCAGTCGTTCATCGACAACGCCTACTGGTCGGTTGAACTGAAATAA
- a CDS encoding alkyl hydroperoxide reductase — translation MRSRRHWLGITALIAALAVTHLVMDSGFAADSRAPSATTESLPPGSKDVPPLPKSPADRQPPRPLDAIVMTDLHGALHDLHQNDYRRVRIFVFLSTECPIANAMLPTLNALHNQWNASKRVECFGVLADRGVTRQKAVQHFAEYATDFPILFDASDLLRQRLQPTHVPQAVVVNADGAIVYSGAIDNAWESLGRRRVKAEKTYLADAVTATLAGRAVAVPKTEPVGCLIEREPLGIATGEVTYTRDIAPILAARCINCHRDGQAAPFPLTSYEHAAKRASQIVRVTRDRLMPPWIPASGHERFVGERWLSDAELALFQRWAESGRARGDVAELAPLPKFAEGWLLGKPDLIVRMPKPFTVPADGPDLLQNFVIPIDIPGDRMVAAIEFHPGNKRVAHHAVLFLDESGQARKLDAATPEPGYANFGGPGFLPSGALGGWSVGNTPRALPNGMGRYLKKGSDLVVQMHYHPTGKVETDQSEVGIFFVKESVADLLKQSAKLVGSMWVANYEMDIPAGASDYRRSTRYTLPKEVILVGVVPHMHLLGKTMRVTAKLPDGKQRTLIDIRNWNYNWQDEYYFEQPFRLPKGTTIEVDASFDNSAKNPVNPNSPPKRVTWGDGTTDEMLYCFFLMTADRSSDLVQVILDNLRHDSRQPRKALD, via the coding sequence ATGCGTTCTCGCAGACATTGGCTTGGAATCACGGCCCTGATCGCGGCGCTTGCTGTCACGCATCTTGTGATGGATTCAGGATTTGCGGCGGACTCGCGTGCCCCATCCGCCACGACCGAATCGCTCCCGCCCGGCTCGAAGGATGTGCCGCCGCTGCCGAAATCGCCCGCCGACCGTCAGCCGCCCCGACCGCTCGATGCAATCGTGATGACGGATCTGCATGGGGCATTGCACGACTTGCATCAGAATGATTATCGACGGGTGCGCATCTTCGTGTTTCTCTCGACGGAATGCCCGATTGCGAATGCGATGCTGCCCACGCTCAATGCGTTGCACAACCAATGGAACGCGAGCAAGCGGGTGGAATGCTTCGGCGTGCTGGCCGATCGTGGGGTCACTCGCCAGAAAGCAGTCCAGCATTTCGCCGAATATGCGACGGATTTCCCGATTTTGTTCGATGCCTCCGATCTGCTTCGCCAGCGTTTGCAGCCGACGCATGTGCCGCAAGCCGTTGTTGTGAATGCGGATGGGGCGATTGTCTATTCGGGTGCCATTGACAATGCTTGGGAGTCGCTCGGTCGTCGTCGAGTGAAGGCGGAGAAGACGTATCTGGCGGACGCGGTGACGGCGACGCTGGCCGGTCGTGCGGTGGCGGTGCCCAAAACCGAGCCAGTGGGATGCCTCATCGAGCGGGAGCCGCTGGGGATTGCCACTGGCGAGGTGACGTATACTCGGGACATCGCGCCGATTTTGGCGGCCCGCTGCATCAACTGTCATCGCGACGGTCAAGCAGCGCCCTTTCCGCTGACATCGTATGAACATGCGGCCAAGCGAGCGTCGCAAATCGTTCGGGTGACACGAGATCGGCTGATGCCACCTTGGATTCCCGCATCGGGGCACGAGCGATTTGTCGGGGAACGCTGGTTGAGCGATGCCGAACTTGCCTTGTTCCAACGCTGGGCAGAATCCGGCCGCGCTCGGGGCGACGTCGCGGAGTTGGCCCCGCTGCCGAAATTCGCCGAAGGCTGGCTGCTGGGCAAACCGGACCTGATTGTCCGCATGCCCAAGCCGTTCACCGTGCCCGCCGATGGCCCGGATTTGCTGCAAAACTTTGTCATTCCCATCGATATTCCGGGGGATCGCATGGTGGCAGCGATTGAATTTCATCCGGGGAACAAACGAGTCGCCCATCATGCCGTTCTGTTTCTGGACGAAAGCGGCCAAGCGCGAAAGCTAGACGCCGCCACTCCCGAACCGGGCTACGCGAATTTCGGCGGCCCCGGCTTCCTGCCCAGTGGTGCGCTCGGCGGTTGGTCGGTGGGCAATACCCCGCGAGCGCTGCCCAACGGCATGGGGCGGTATCTGAAGAAAGGGTCGGATTTGGTGGTGCAAATGCACTATCACCCCACTGGAAAAGTCGAAACCGATCAATCCGAAGTGGGCATCTTTTTCGTGAAGGAATCCGTTGCCGATTTATTGAAACAATCGGCGAAGTTGGTGGGAAGTATGTGGGTTGCCAACTACGAAATGGATATTCCCGCGGGGGCCAGCGACTACCGCCGCTCAACGCGCTACACGCTCCCCAAGGAGGTGATCCTCGTCGGCGTGGTTCCCCACATGCACTTGCTCGGCAAAACCATGCGGGTGACCGCCAAACTCCCCGATGGCAAACAACGGACATTGATTGATATTCGAAATTGGAACTATAATTGGCAGGATGAATACTATTTCGAGCAACCATTTCGACTTCCGAAGGGAACCACGATTGAAGTGGATGCGAGTTTCGATAATTCAGCGAAGAACCCCGTGAATCCCAATTCGCCGCCCAAGCGCGTGACCTGGGGGGATGGGACTACCGATGAAATGCTGTATTGTTTCTTTCTGATGACCGCCGATCGGTCGAGTGATCTGGTGCAGGTCATCTTGGATAATCTGCGTCACGACAGTCGACAACCCCGCAAAGCATTGGATTGA
- the hpnC gene encoding squalene synthase HpnC — protein sequence MRYSFAAHLAKYGPSQARHQLPISLGRAQRYCDHFLRSHAENFTVSSLLLPRRLWKPFAAIYAYCRWADDLGDETGGGANSLQLLRWWRRELLDCYEGYAWHPVMIALQPVIREYQIPPQPFLDLLYAFEQDQLVTQYSTYDRLLEYCRYSANPVGHLILYLFRSFDPESAALSDSICTGLQLANFWQDVARDKAIGRIYLPEEDRQRFGYSEQDFREKRYNRAFVSLMRYQVERARELLYRGMPLVGRVPRDCAIEVDLFMRGGLAILKQIERIYYNVWAMRPEVSAFSKGWMLLGAVARRWSGRGFGG from the coding sequence ATGCGATACTCTTTTGCGGCACACTTGGCGAAATATGGTCCGTCGCAGGCTCGGCATCAATTGCCGATCAGCTTGGGGCGTGCGCAGCGATATTGCGATCATTTTCTGCGATCGCATGCCGAAAATTTCACGGTTTCCTCGCTGCTTCTCCCCCGGCGGCTCTGGAAGCCATTCGCGGCGATTTATGCGTATTGCCGCTGGGCGGATGACCTGGGTGATGAAACCGGAGGTGGGGCCAACTCGCTGCAACTGCTCCGCTGGTGGCGGCGGGAACTGCTCGATTGTTACGAAGGGTACGCTTGGCATCCGGTGATGATTGCGCTGCAGCCGGTCATTCGCGAATATCAGATTCCGCCGCAGCCGTTTTTGGATCTGCTCTACGCCTTCGAGCAGGATCAGCTCGTCACGCAGTATTCCACGTATGATCGACTCTTGGAGTATTGTCGTTATTCCGCGAATCCGGTCGGGCACCTGATTCTGTATCTATTCCGATCGTTTGACCCCGAATCGGCCGCGCTGTCGGATTCCATCTGCACCGGATTGCAACTGGCGAACTTCTGGCAAGATGTCGCCCGCGACAAGGCGATTGGCCGAATCTATCTGCCCGAGGAAGATCGACAGCGGTTCGGCTATAGCGAACAAGACTTCCGCGAGAAACGCTACAATCGGGCGTTCGTGTCGTTAATGCGCTATCAAGTCGAACGTGCCCGCGAATTGCTGTACCGGGGAATGCCGTTGGTCGGTCGAGTGCCCCGCGATTGTGCCATTGAAGTCGATTTATTCATGCGCGGTGGGTTGGCGATTCTGAAGCAAATTGAACGCATTTACTACAACGTCTGGGCGATGCGGCCCGAAGTGAGTGCGTTTTCCAAGGGATGGATGCTGCTGGGGGCGGTGGCTCGACGCTGGTCGGGACGCGGCTTCGGGGGATGA
- the larE gene encoding ATP-dependent sacrificial sulfur transferase LarE — protein sequence MAILRSMNRVVVAFSGGVDSAVVAKAAALALGDSAVAITADSPSVPRHEIAEAVALAAMIGIRHECVTTSEFESENYRRNDGSRCYHCKDSLYSEIEAWIGDRVGTVICSGANLDDRGDYRPGLTAAAEHRVRHPLQEAGCDKATVRLLAKHWSLPVWDKPASPCLSSRLAPGLTVTPERTARVEAAEQILRNLGLRECRVRYHEGDLARIEVPMERIATLAEPAIRIGLLAQFQAIGFRFVTLDLEGFRSGSMNGLIALEVKQRYADPTESR from the coding sequence ATGGCGATTCTTCGATCGATGAATCGGGTCGTCGTCGCATTCAGCGGGGGAGTCGATTCGGCTGTCGTCGCCAAAGCCGCCGCGCTGGCGCTGGGGGATTCCGCCGTCGCGATCACCGCCGATAGTCCGAGTGTTCCGCGTCATGAAATTGCCGAGGCGGTTGCGTTGGCGGCGATGATCGGGATTCGGCACGAATGCGTGACAACCTCCGAATTTGAATCCGAGAATTATCGACGCAACGACGGATCGCGCTGCTATCATTGCAAGGATTCGCTGTATTCGGAAATCGAGGCATGGATTGGCGACCGCGTCGGGACCGTCATTTGCTCCGGTGCCAATCTCGACGATCGCGGGGATTATCGTCCCGGATTGACGGCGGCGGCGGAACATCGGGTGCGGCATCCGCTCCAAGAAGCGGGTTGCGACAAGGCCACGGTACGACTGCTCGCCAAACATTGGAGCCTGCCAGTCTGGGATAAGCCCGCATCGCCCTGTTTGTCATCCCGATTGGCACCCGGATTGACCGTCACCCCCGAACGAACCGCACGAGTCGAAGCCGCCGAGCAAATCTTGCGGAATCTCGGACTGCGCGAATGTCGCGTTCGATATCATGAAGGGGACTTGGCCCGGATCGAAGTGCCCATGGAGCGAATCGCTACACTCGCGGAACCAGCCATCCGCATCGGATTGTTGGCCCAATTCCAAGCCATCGGCTTTCGCTTTGTGACGCTCGATCTGGAAGGATTTCGCTCGGGCAGTATGAACGGATTGATTGCGTTAGAAGTCAAACAACGCTACGCCGATCCGACCGAATCGCGGTGA
- a CDS encoding TetR/AcrR family transcriptional regulator: MNETESRLLDCALTLFAQKGYEATSVREIIEATGVTRPVLYYYCENKASLFKRLIAWKHDEANAELQRILQQQLTCEGRLRAIVRGSFAFCAQDPRVPRLMFQTAFGPMIADLAEFLLERSRDRFLIVLQIIHAGLTEGELHGGDPTALALAFCSLMDHHINILSRFDDVAVRLTPELADALVDLFLHGCGTPASAPLRFPPSVAVA; this comes from the coding sequence ATGAATGAGACGGAATCACGCCTGTTGGATTGTGCACTCACCTTGTTTGCCCAAAAAGGCTACGAGGCGACGAGCGTGCGCGAAATCATCGAAGCCACCGGCGTGACCCGTCCTGTGCTGTATTATTACTGTGAGAATAAAGCCTCGCTCTTCAAACGGCTGATCGCCTGGAAGCATGATGAGGCCAACGCGGAACTTCAACGGATCTTGCAACAGCAACTCACCTGCGAAGGGCGACTGCGGGCAATCGTGCGCGGCTCATTCGCCTTCTGCGCCCAAGATCCACGCGTGCCCCGATTGATGTTCCAGACCGCATTTGGGCCGATGATCGCCGATTTGGCCGAATTTCTGCTCGAACGCTCCCGCGATCGCTTTCTGATTGTCTTACAAATCATCCATGCCGGGCTGACCGAAGGTGAACTGCACGGCGGCGACCCGACCGCGCTGGCGTTGGCCTTCTGCTCGCTGATGGACCATCACATTAACATTCTTTCTCGCTTTGATGATGTGGCCGTGCGGTTGACCCCGGAATTGGCCGATGCCTTGGTCGATCTGTTTCTGCATGGTTGCGGCACGCCGGCGAGCGCGCCGTTGCGATTTCCGCCATCGGTGGCGGTGGCATGA
- a CDS encoding 5-methylcytosine restriction system specificity protein McrC, whose protein sequence is MTARRRIRLVERRTQRVRLPGRIVQQLHIHLGPKIRILPDGGSNVWQITPLGIAGRVVIDDWQIEIAPKLSRIAVAQLFQVTEFEPTAPFRNPAEAESETESEGGFWLNLLACQFAGRMQALAAAGFATVDRLTPEIESHLRGSIDLPAQLRQPSPYPTQFHQQIWQASHDYPVGQIAKTVAQWLLAFPELTAASRARLGASLRDFADFSEMRNPRLALDDCLARPLRLVERACLESCRDLLSGALAPGCFWLDLESAWERWITGQLREVAESAGHSVAAQSACELPPIDGSSPTMRLIPDVVIRTAGGRIVVVDAKWKSGPVESSDLHQILAYVQRMGAESGHLLYPAHRAKHHAWSCSPPPMMADSESAKWVGAHWLPLVGSSSRVRQGVRRCLQTILRG, encoded by the coding sequence ATGACCGCGCGGCGGCGAATTCGACTGGTCGAACGACGCACCCAGCGGGTTCGACTGCCAGGCCGAATCGTTCAACAGTTGCACATCCATCTTGGCCCAAAAATCCGAATCCTCCCCGATGGCGGCTCCAATGTCTGGCAGATTACCCCGTTGGGAATCGCCGGTCGCGTGGTGATTGACGATTGGCAGATCGAGATTGCCCCGAAATTGTCCCGCATCGCCGTCGCACAGTTATTCCAAGTCACGGAATTCGAGCCGACCGCGCCGTTCCGCAATCCAGCCGAGGCGGAATCGGAGACGGAATCCGAAGGCGGTTTCTGGCTGAATCTACTGGCATGCCAATTCGCAGGCCGGATGCAAGCATTGGCTGCGGCTGGATTTGCCACCGTAGACCGACTCACGCCCGAAATCGAATCCCATCTGCGTGGCTCGATCGATCTCCCGGCCCAACTTCGGCAACCCAGCCCATACCCGACGCAATTCCATCAGCAAATCTGGCAGGCATCGCACGATTACCCCGTTGGCCAAATCGCCAAAACGGTCGCCCAGTGGTTGTTGGCATTTCCCGAACTCACCGCCGCTTCGCGTGCCCGGCTAGGTGCCAGTTTGCGGGACTTTGCCGACTTTTCCGAGATGCGAAATCCGCGACTCGCGCTCGATGATTGCCTCGCTCGCCCGTTGCGCTTGGTGGAGCGAGCCTGCCTGGAAAGCTGCCGCGACTTGCTGAGCGGTGCGTTGGCTCCGGGTTGTTTTTGGCTGGATCTGGAATCCGCCTGGGAACGGTGGATCACGGGACAACTCCGCGAGGTCGCCGAATCGGCAGGGCATTCCGTGGCGGCGCAATCGGCCTGCGAACTGCCGCCCATCGATGGCAGCAGCCCCACGATGCGGCTGATTCCCGATGTCGTGATCCGCACCGCTGGCGGTCGCATCGTCGTGGTGGATGCCAAGTGGAAATCCGGCCCGGTCGAATCATCCGATTTGCATCAAATTCTTGCCTATGTGCAACGGATGGGAGCGGAATCGGGGCATCTGCTCTACCCCGCGCATCGGGCCAAGCATCACGCCTGGAGTTGCTCGCCGCCGCCGATGATGGCCGATTCGGAGTCGGCGAAATGGGTTGGAGCGCATTGGCTGCCGTTGGTGGGAAGTTCCTCGCGGGTTCGGCAAGGGGTTCGTCGTTGTCTGCAAACGATCCTTCGCGGTTGA